CGAGAAGAACGAAAGGCGATCCCATTGGAGCCCGAAGTCGATGCCTCCCGCGAGCAACCTCGGCCGGTCGTCGGTCGGCATGGTGACGATGAGGCCGGTGACCGGATCGAGCTGCGAGGTCGTGACCTGCATCTTCGCCACGTAGCCCTGGAGCGAGAACGAATAGCGGAAGGGCACGTTCGGGTTGAGCGCGAAGGGCATCTCCGTGGGACCCACCGGGCCCAGCGGGCTGAAGGTCGTTCGGAACTCGTAGAGGTAGTTCCCGGGGAAGTTGAGGAACTGGCGGACGGGCGAGCCGATGTAGGCCCCCGCCCAGTACTCGAATCGTCCCTCGCCGACGTTCCCGTACACCAGCGCGCCCTTGTTGCGCCCCGTCGCGAAGTAGTCGGCCACGATGTCCCATTCGGGGAAGAGGAGCTGAGGGGGCGCGCGCCACTCCTGGCGCGAGAATGGCGTGAGCTGCTGGCCGACCTGGATGCCGATCGCCTCCACCGGCCTGGCGTCGACGACGTAGTCCAGCAGGTAGGGCGGGCTCGCGTTGAACTCTGCGACGGCGGAGTACCGAATCCACTTCCGGTACAGGCTTCCGGTCGCGTACGGCCGGACGACGAAGAACTGGGGCTGTGGCTGCGACTCGCCGTTCAGCCACGTCGGCTCGAAGCGGTATCCCGACTGAAGGCCGGGCCGAAAGCTGTACGCGCCATCGGGCGATCGGAGGATGAAGCCGCCCTCTACGGGATCCCATCCGGCCACGTCGTCGGACGAAGGCTCTGCCGCGGAGGACGCAGCGAGGAACGCCGTCGCGATCGCCACACAGCACGAGAGCCAGCCGCCGCGCCGCTTCGCCGTCGCCACCAGCGCTCCTCCGACACCCGATTCGCCTGGGGAGCGTGCGGGCGAGCCGGTGGAGGGTCAAGGCGACCGCAGCCACGAGCTTCGCTCGGTGCACAGTCGCCGACGATGCACCCGGCGTCCTGCGCATAGCTCTCGCGGATCAGGGGCGCCGCCGCGTGGAGGGGCATCACGCCGCTTCGCGCACGCGATCGCGCCCGTCCTCCTTGGCCCGGTAAAGCGCCTCGTCGGCGCGCTCGAGCAGCTGCTTCAGGTCGACGAGGTCGGGCCCCTTGGCCCATGCGACGCCGACGCTCACGGTGAGGGGGAGGGAGCGATCCCCGAGCGGGATCGGGCTCCGCGCGATCGCCCCGCGGAGCTTCTCGGCCATCCGCAGCGCTCTCTCGCGCGAAGCACCCGGGAGCACGAAACAGAACTCCTCGCCGCCCCATCGGGCGACGACGTCGCCAGGGCTCGCGGACGCCGCCGCGATGGACGCGAACTGTCGCAAGGCGGCGTCGCCGGCGGCGTGGCCGTGGGTGTCGTTGAGCCCCTTGAACCGATCGAGATCGGCGAGGAGCACGGCGCACGGGCGGCCCTTTCGCCGGCAGAGCTCGATGACTCCGCCGCCGTCCTCCCGCAGCGCTCGACGGTTGAGGAGGCCGGTGAGGCCGTCGGACCGCGCGGCGTCGCGGAGCCTCGTGAGGATCCGGTGGCTCGCCAAGCCCACCACGACGAACACCCACGCGATCCCGAAGAAGATCGCTCCGAGGGGCTCCGCCGTCTGCTGCCATACCGGCGGTCCAGCCTCGCCTGCCGGCGGGAGGAGCGCCTTCACCAGCAGGAGGACGCCGAGGAGAGCGAAGAGCGAACCCGCGACGCGCGAGCCGATCCCCACCCGTCCCGGTGGATTTCGAAGAAACGTCCACGCGATCGCACCGGACCAACACGCCCCTGCGACGCAGACGGCGCGCACCGCGCTCTCCGGCACCTGCAGCACCGCGGCCGCCAGCTCCACGACGACGAGCCCCGCCCACATGGGCCACAGGGGGCGCGGCCGCGCAAAGTAGTCGCGCGCCCCCACCCACGAGAGCCCGAATCCCAGGTAGCCGAGGCCGCTGCCGACGAGAGTCGAGATCTCGCCGGGCACGCCCACCGCGAGCCCGCCCACGGCTGCGCTCGCCATGCCGAGCGCCCAATGTCGGAGCCCCGGCTGCCCGCGCAGCAACCTGCCGATGAGCACGAGCACGAGCGAGAGCTCCAGCCCGACGATGAGCGCGAGAAGGTAGAGCGTGTCGGCGTCGAGGGTCATGATCCTGTCGCCTCGATGACGCGATCGCGGCCGCCGTCCTTCGCCCGGTAGAGGGCGGCGTCCGCGCGAGCGACGAGCGCTCCCAGCTCCATCCCCTCCCCCTCGTTCCAGGCGACGCCGATGCTGACGGTCAGCTCGATGCTGGCGCGCTCGAAGGAGACGGGGCTCCGCGCGACCAGGGCACGGAGACGCTCAGCGGCCGCAAGCGCCTCGTCGCCGGTCGCCCCCGGCATCACCGCCACGAACTCCTCACCGCCCCACCGGCCGAAGAGATCGGAGCGGCGCAGCTCGGGCTCGAGAATGGCGGCGAAGTGCCTGAGCGCCGCATCGCCAGCGAGATGGCCGTGGGTGTCGTTGATGCGCTTGAAGCGATCGAGGTCGAAGAGGAGGACCGCGCAAGGGAGCCGAGTCGCCACGCAGACCTCGACGCCGCGGGCGCCTTCGTCCTCCACCGACCGCCGGTTGCGCACGCCCGTGAGCACGTCGATGCGGCCGGCCCGCTCGAGGTCTGCCATGAGGCGGTGGCCCAGGAGCGCCGCGAGAGCCAGCACGAAGGCGATGCTGGACACGATGACCTCGAGGCCCGCGACCTCGCGCGGCCAGCCTGGCAGCAGGAGATCGGTGCTTCGTTGGCCGCTCTGCGGGAAGAACAATCGGGCGACGAGGAAGGCGCCATGCAGGAGATAGGCGCCGCCGGCGAAGCGAACGCTCGCGCGCAGGTGGCGGGGGCCGTGGCGAAAGAAGGTCCACGCCGTCGCGAGGGACCACGCGGAGGCCGCTGCGGAGTAGACGATCACCCTTGCCCGCAGGCTCGGCGAGACCTCGGAGAACCAACCGATCGCGAGGGCGAAAGGGACGACCCCGAGCCAGAACGGCCTCGTCGAGTAGGGCCGGTCGCAGAAAGCCCTGGCCCCTGCCCAGCCGAAGGCCGCCCCGAGGAGCAGCAGGCCGTTGCTCACCACGGCGAGAGTCGTCTCCGGAAGGATGGCCTGGAACATCCAGATCACCCCGCCGGTGAAGATGACCGCGGCGCTCGCGCTCCACTGGCGGAGCCCCGGCTGCCTCCCGAGCAACAAGCCGGCGAGCAGGAAGCCCGCGGTCAGCTCGAGCCCCACGAACAGCGACATGAAGGCGAGGGTCGGGACGTCGAAGCCCATTTCCTTCCCGGAAAGCCGGCCGACCGGGACCGGACCCAGGACCTACCGGAACCGACGACCTACCAGACGAATGGGCGCGCCGGTCGGAAAAACGCCTACATGTCGGCCCGGCGCGCCGGTGGCGTCCGTCGCCAGGATGCACCAGCCGCCGGTGGGAAGCGAGCGCACCTCCGGGCCTCTGCGACGCACCCGCTCGTCGACGCCGAGGATCAGCGCGCGGCCCCCGCGCCCAGCGCCTCGAGGATCGCGTAGAGCCCGAACTTGGGCAGGCGCATGAAGCCCGACCACGCGGCGGCGGCGAGGGTGCCGTCGTTGAGCCACTCGACCAGCCACTCCGCGGCGAAGCGGGGATCTCCAGCCTTGAGCCCGGCGCCGGCCTCGATGGCCCAGCGGCGGTTGTAGCGCTCGTGGGCGCCGACCGGCGACGAGAAGACGAGCGGAAGACCGAGGGCGGCGAAGAAGGTGAGCTCCGAGGGTTTGGTCCAGAGCACGTCGGTCTCGGCCAGGAGCGCGTGGAAGCGGTCGAAGTAGCTGTTGAGATCGTCGGCGAGGACGATCTCGAGGCCCTTTCCGACGAAGGCCTCCAGCCCTGCCTTGGCGATGGACGAGGAAAAGGACTCGGCTACTTCGCGGCGGATTCCGGCGACGAGCGCGACGCGCAGGCGCCCCGCCTCGAGAAGCGGGCGCAGGCGAGGAAGGAAGAGCGCGGCGAGGCCCGCCTGTGCGCCGGCGCCGCCGACGGCGAAGGTGAGGAGCGGCGGTCGGCTCGCGTCGTCCTCGGGGAGGGCGCCGAGGAAGTGCGCGAGCTCGTCGCGGAAGGTGCGGCGAAAGCTTCCCTCCGGGTCGAGGCGGACGATGCGGGCGCCGACGTTGCGGCGCACTGCGGCGAGGGAGGTGCCGCCCACGAGCTCGTCCGGGAGCGGAAAGCCGGTGAGCCGGATCCGATCCTCCGGAACCCCGTAGGCGGCGAGGCGGCGCGCGGTGCGCTGCGTGGGGACGAGGTAGCGGATGCGCGTCCGCCGCCCGTCGTGGGGCGCCCAGATCCGGTTCACGTCGGTGTCGGTGACCACACACCACACGTCGTCCAGGCCGGCCCGATCGGCGATCAGCGCGGGTGCGTAGAAGGTGGTCACGAGGGGCGCGCCGGTTCGCTTGAGCTCGGCGACGAGCCCTCGCCCGAGCCCGTCGTCGATCATCCGATCGAGGTAGCGCGTTCCCGCGTGCGGAGCGGAGAGATCGCGGTAGGGATGCAGGTGCGGGATGAAGGTGACGGTGTCGAGCATCGAGCGAAGGGGCCCGCCCAGAGGGCCTCGCACCTGCGAGAGCCTCGAGGCGAGCTCGTAGAACATCCGGGTTCGCCGCCAGAGCTTCGCCTCGTCGGCGCCTGCCAGTGGCGCGCGATCGACCTCGACGATCTTCGTACCGAGCGCCCTTGCGAGAGGAAGCGCGGCGCGCATGTGGCCGTAGCCCATGTCGAGGGCTGCTACGAGCGGAGTGGCTCCCATGTCAGGCGACCTCGGGCTCGGCCTGCGCGTCGCCGAAATCGACCTCGCCCTCCGACGATGCGAGCCGCGTTCCTTCGAGGACCACGAGCCGGTTTCCTCGCCACTCGACCGTGTCCCGAACGAGGCCGACGAGCCACGCCCAGGCGACGATCACGTCCTTGAGCGGGATGGCAGCGAGGCCCAGCAGCCGGAAGCCGTCGCGAAGGAGCAGGCCGCAGGTCGCGTCGATCATGATCTTGGTTGCGCAGATGCCGGCGAAGACGAGGAGCGACGTCGTGTTGGGCGCGGCCGCCAGACCCAGGAGGGCGAGGACGATGGGGTTGAGGAGAAGCTGCGCGAGATAGGCGGGCAGCCCCACCATCTTGCGCTGCAGGACGCTCCAGCGGTGGTATCGCGAGACGAAGTGCGAGAGAGGCCGGCGCTCGCTCACGTTCTCGATCGGGGCGCCGAGGCTGACGCTCTTGCGCAGCTTGCGGCCCACCGCCAGCCCGAGGACATAGTCTTCCGCGAGGACGTCCTTCACCGAGGCGAAGCCGCCGAGACGGGCGACGTCGATGCGCCGCATGGCCATCGACTTGCCGACCACGATGTCCCTGCCCGCGAGGAGCTTGGCCGAGATCGTCCCCGGCGCGCAGTGGGTGACGAGGTGGAGGTTGTCGAGGAGCGAGCCCAGGCGCTGCTCGCCGACCCCGGCGATCGGGTGGGTGACCAGACCGACGGTGGGATCCTCGAGGTTGGCGGCGATCTCGTCCAGGTAGCCGGGACGAACGCGCACGTTCGAGTCGCTGACGACCACGATCCCGAAGCGGGCCTCCCGCTCCAGTGTGATGAGCTGGTTCACCTTCGGGTTCAGGCCGGGCTCGCCCCTCTGCACGATCACGCGCACCCGCTCGGGATGGCGGCTCGCACACGCGAGCGCCAGCGGATACGCCGGGTCGCTCGGGCTCCGAACGCCCAGGAGGAGCTCGTAGCTCGGATAGTCGAGCGTGGCGAAGTGCTCGAGGTTGTTCTCGAGATCGTCGTCGACGCCGCAGAGCGGCTTGAGGATCGAGATGGGCCTGGCCGAGGTCATCCTCTTCGGCGGCCGGCGCAGGTGGAGTCGGAGCGTGACGAGCTGCAGCGCGAGGATCGTGAGACCTGTCGCAGCAGCAGCGAAGAGCGTGAGCGAGATGGCGTCGAACATCGGAGTCCTCCAGTCACGTTTGAGGCGACGGGAGGTTCCGCGAGCGAAGTGACGGGACGATGGCGGACTGGTGGCTGGCGCGAAAACGATTTCGCCATCAACCCGACGTCACAGAAACGAAACACGGAGAGAACATGAGCGTCACCTCCCTGCGCTATCCGGGGGCGCATCGACGGAGGTGGACATGCGGCTGGCCGTGATCTCGGATCTGCACCTGGGGCGTCGTGACGTAGTCGATTCGTTCGGGCACGAGGATGACTCGTTCGTCCGGTTCCTGCGCTTCCTCGAGGGGTCGTTCGAGCGAATCGTCTTGTTGGGAGACATCTTCGAGACGCTGACGGCTCGCGTTCCGCAGCAGCAGCGGGCCGAGCTTCGGGCGGCACGCGAGGCGCATCCAGAGATCGTCCGGCGGTTCGAGCGATCCCAATACCTCTACGTCCACGGAAACCACGACCTCGTCGCCGGCCCGACCCTGGGGGCGCCGGAGGAGCTCGCGATCGAGGCCGACGGGGTTCGTCTCCTCTTCACCCACGGCCACCGCCACGACTGGATCATCCGGCACGTCCGCCAGCTCAGCGAGTGGGGCGTCTGGGCGGGCGGCTGGATCCGCCGCTTCGGCCTCCACGGCTTCTTTCGAGCCTGCGACCTGCTCGACCAGCGCCTCCGCGGCGCGTCCGTCGACGCGGCCCACTGCACCTTCCAGCGCTGGGCGATGCACCTCGGCCACGAGAGGAAGGCCGACGTCGTGGTCACCGGTCACACGCACCTGGGCAGCCTGGCGCACCACGGCCCCAGGCTCTTCCTCAACAGCGGCACCTGCTCGGAGGGGAAGTTCTCCTTCCTCGCCATCGACACCAAGCGCGGTGACTACGCGCTCCACGATTCGTGGTGAGCCGGCCCCCGCCGGTCGACCGCGAGCAGCGCGTAGCCGATCCCGATCCAGACGAGCTCTCGTAGCCGCTTCGCCAGGACGAAGGCGGCGGCCACGCTGGCCCCAGGCCCTCCAGTTCCCAGGAGCGCCAGGTATCCGGCGTCCTGGAAGCCGATCCCGGCAGGGGCGAAGAAGGCGAAGGCCCGCACCGCCGAAATCGTGGCCTCAAGGGCCAAGGTCTCGACGAAGCCGAGCTCGGCCCCGAACAGCCGGAGGAGGAGCCACGACTCGAGCGCCTCGCACATCCACATGATCACGAAGGCCGGCAGCGAGGCGGCACCACTGCGCAGCTCGAGCATGCGTCGGAGGCCTGCGTCGGCACGGTCGAACGATCGCTTCGCCGACTCGAGCCGGCTGCGAAGCGCGGCGAAGGGGATGCGGCCTGCGAGACCCGAGAGCCGGGAGACCAAGGTGCCGCTGCCGAACGCGAAGCGCATCGCGACGGCGACCGCGCCGATCCCTACACCCGACCCGAGCACGAGCCAGGGCAGCCCGGCCGCACCGGTCAACCGCTGCGACTGCGTCGCGAGCCACCCCCAGCCCAAGGCGACCGCGAGCCCGATATAGGCGCCGTGGCCGGCGACGATCAGGCACTTGCGCGCCGCCATCCCGCCGGCCCCCTCCTCGAGGGGAACGCCGAACCGCGAGCGGAGGAGGAATGGCTTCACGGACTCGGCGATCAAGGCCCCGCCCGGCAGGCTGATCGCCAACGCCTCCGCAGACGCCCGTGTGCCGGCGAGGCCGATCGGATGGATCCGGCAGCCGACACGGCGGAGGAGCCGCGAAAACCCCCACCCGTCCGCGGCGAGCGAGAGGCCATATGGCAGGAGCCCGAGCAGCAGGAGCGGTCCCGCACGGACCACCGCATGCGCCGCCTCGGCGGCGTCCACGTCCCGCAGACTCCACCCAAGGCAGAGGAGGCCCACGGCGACTCCGGCTGCCCGCCCGGCGGTGCGCTTGGTCATGCTCCGAACTTGCACGTCCACCGTTACGAGCCGCGCGCGGGAAGGTGACGAGTCCGCGAGAGCAACGTGTCCGGTTCGAGGCTCAGCGTGCGGCCGGGCGCTCCGACGACGCCTATCTTGGAGAGGTGGTCGCGTATCGGCTCGGCTATGTGGCGATCAACCTGACGCTCGGCATCGGCGCGAGCCATCGCTGCCTTCTGAAGAACGCGAAGCCGGAGCGCCTCGAGTCGCTGATCGCGAAGAACCTGGAGGAGCTCGAGCGGATCCTGCGCTTCAACGAGGAGAACGGGATCGAGGTGTTCCGCATCGGCTCGTCGCTGGTGCCGTTCGCGTCGCATCCGATCAACCGGCTCCGCTGGTGGAAGACCTTTGCCAGGGACTTCGACCGCGTCGGGTCGATCGCGCGGCGCTCAGGACAGCGCCTCTCGATGCATCCCTCGCCGGCGGCGGCGTCGCTCTCGTCGGCAAGGCCGGAGGTCCGCCGCGCGGCTGTGGCCGAGCTGCGCTACTCGGCCCGGGTGCTGGATCTCCTCGGTCAATCGGACGACGGACGGGTGGTGGTGCACGTCGGAGGCGCCGCTCCGTCGCGAAAGGTGGCCCTCGCGGCGGCGCGACGTTTCCTGGATCGGCTGCCGGACGAAGCGAGGCGGCGGATCGCGATCGAGAACGATTGCCGGATCTGGTCGGGCCGGGAGGTCGCGGCCCTCGCGACGGAGAGCGGCCTGCCCTTCGTCGCGGATCTCCTCCACGACCGCGTGCGCCCCTCGGATCCGCCGCTCGGTCCCCGCGACCTGATGCGGCTCGCGTCACGGACGTGGCGGGCGCTGGGTCTTCGGCCGAAGCACCATCTCGCGTCGCAGCGCTCCGGCAGCCGCACGGGTGCGCACGCGGATTACATCGATCCCGCCGACTTCGAGAGCGCCGTGGAAGCGCTGGAGGAGCCGGCGGACTTCATGCTCGAAGCGAAGAAAAAGGATCTGGCTCTCTTCGCCCTTCGGTCGCCGCCGCGCTGAACCTCCGACAACGGACTTGTCCACAACCCGCGCCGAAATCCGGCCAGGTGGACATCGCGTTACCGAATAGGTTGCGCCCCGTTTGAACCTCGAACGGGGAGATTTGCGGATGACGATGAAGTTTTGGTGCCTTTTCACGCCACGAAGCGGAGCCCTGCTGCTCACGCTCGCGCTGGCCCTGGCTGGTGCAGGTTGCGGGAGCAAGAAGAGTGGCGGCGTAGCCGGCACCGGTGGCGAAGCGGGTAGCAGCACCGGTGGCTCGGGTGGCGATGGTGGCACCGGAGGCGAAGGCGGTTCCGGTGGCGCGGGCGGCGAAGGCGGGACCGGCGAAGGTGGCTCGGGCGGAACCGTGGCCCCGATCGAGCGCGTGGAAGTGAGCCCCGACGCCGTTTCGGTCATCGAGCACCGGTCGTTCACCCTCACCGCCAAGGCATACGACGCGAACGACGAGGAGCGCACCGGCATCGAAGTGATCTGGTCCTCCAGTGACGAGTCGATCGCCACCGTCGAGGCCGATGGCGTCGTAACGGGGATTCAGCCGGGTGAGGTGGAGATCACCGCGTCCGTCGGCGATCGCGTCGGCGTAGCCCACATCGCCGTGACGGAGGGGACGATCGCCTCGATCGTGTTCGCGGCCGACTCCAACGAGGTGGTGGTCGACGGCACCGCGACGATCATCGCCGTCGCCCTGGACGAGGACGGGCTCGTGCTCCTCGGCCGCTCCTTCTCCTGGTCCAGCTCGAACGAGGACATCGCCCCCGTCGACGGCGCTGGCGTGGTGGCCGGCGTCGAGCCGGGCGTCTCCAGGATCACCGCCGCCATCGGCGACGTCTCAGCCACGCTCGACGTCTCCGTGGTGCACCGCTTCGTCTCGATCTCGGCGGGCGACACGCACACCTGCGCGCTAAACGCGGCGGGAGCCGCCTGGTGCTGGGGCGCGAACTGGAGCGGGCAGCTCGGGAATGGCGACACCGCGGATGAGGAGTCGCACCCCATTCCGGTCCGCGTGGGCCCGGGTCTCGGGCTCCGGTTCACCTCCCTGTCTGCCGGCGAGTCGTTCACCTGCGGGCTCACCGCAGATGGGGACGTTTGGTGCTGGGGAGACAACGGCGATTACCAGCTCGGCTTCGACGATATCTCGGGGGCGGCCACCCCGGTGTTGGTGCCGGGCTCCCACTACGCCGCGATCTCGACCATGTACTACGGCATCTGCGGCCTGGACTTCACGGGTCGGGCGCACTGCTGGGGATACAGCTCGAACGACTACGAGCTGGGCGACGCCGACGTGACCGATTCCACTGCCACGCCGGTGGCGGTCTCCGGTCCGTTCGAAGGCGAGGAACCGCTGGATTTCGTCGTCCTCCGCAACGGCGAGTACCACTCGTGCGGGCTCACCCCCGCAAATCGTCTCTTCTGCTGGGGGTACAACTCGAGCGGTCAGCTCGGGGACGGTTCCAGGGAGAGCCGGGCGAGGCCGGTCGAGCCCCTGCCCGGCGAGACGGTCGTCGCCTTCGGTCTGGGAAACGCCCACACCTGCGCCGTCACCGCGGACGAGAAGACCTGGTGCTGGGGCGCGAACAGGGCCGGCCAGAGCGGGACAGCCTCCGGTCAGAACATCCTCGCGCCGACCCTCCTCTTCGATGGCTCCGAGTTCGTCCCGGCGGCCTTCGCAATGGGCGATAGCCACTCCTGCGCAGTCGACGCGGTTGGCGCGGTCTGGTGTTGGGGCGTGACCTACGGAGAAATCTTCGGCCGTGAGGAAGGGGATGTTCCGGCCGAGCCCGGGCCCATCGACGGCGGCCTGAGCTTCACCTCCATCTCGGCCCGTGGCGAGCACACTTGTGGCATCGCGACGGACGGCAAGGCCTATTGCTGGGGCTCGAACCGAAGCGGTGCGCTCGGTGTCGATGTGTCCATCTGGACCTCCGCGCTGCCGCTCCCGGTGTACGGGCAGTCTCCCGTGATCTGTCTGCCGGATTGCACCGGGGCCTGTGGCGGCTCGGCCGAGGTCGATTGCGAAGGGGTCTGCGGCGGCTCCGCGATGGTCGACTGCGATGGCGTCTGCGGCGGCTCGGCCGTGGAGGATTGCGAAGGGACCTGCGGCGGCTCGGCCACGGAGGATTGCGAAGGGGCCTGCGGCGGCTCGACCACGGAGGATTGCGAAGGAGTCTGCGGCGGCTCCGCGGTGGAGGATTGCGAAGGAACCTGTGGCGGCTCGGCCGAGCTCGACTGCGCCGAGGTCTGCGGAGGCTCGGCCACCGTGGACGCCTGCGGCATCTGCGTGCCGGACGGCGAGGACGACCCCTGCATCTCGACCGGGATCGTCGCCTCCAAGAACGTCGAGGTCAGCACGAGCTGGCCCGCCCTCGAGATTGCGACGCTGAGCGTTCGCCGAGAGGACGGTCCGAACCCGTCGCACGTCTATCTCGGCTTCGACCTGGGCGGGTTGCCGGCGGACGCCACGGTGCGTGGCGTCGAGCTCCGTCTCCATGCGGTCGGTGGATTCGCGTTCGGTGGCGACGGAAACACCTACACCCACTTCGTCCCCGACAACACCTGGACCGCCGGGTTCGATTGGCAGTCCGCACCCGCGTTCGACCCCACGCCGGCTGGAAAGTGGTGGCTCTGGTTCGCCGGTCCAGGCTCCGCGATGGCGACCATTGACGGCCCCGAGCTGATGGATTTCGTCCAGGCCCAGCTCGAGGGAGACGGCTTCGTCTCGTTCATGCTCCGCTCGCCCGGGTACGACACCTATTACGACTCGCGCTTCGCGGCCAATCCCGAGGATCGGCCGACGCTCGTCGTGACCTACACGCTGCCGGAGTAATCATCCCCTACAGCCGGGCCGCCGCGACGAGCTCGCGGCGGCCCGCCGGAAGGTTCAGTTCTTCAGGGGGACGATCCAGGCGCTCGGCTCGAGGCTCGCGCGGACCTTGGCGAGATCGACCTCGGGATCGACGAGTGGCTGGCTCGTCCTGCCGTTGAGCGAGGCGACGCCGTCGGCGCGAACCTCCACGGCCTCCCCGAGCTCTTCCCCATAGCGACGCGCCAGGTAGTGGGCGAAGTCGAGGATCATGTCCGGCTGCGTCGACATCATCCGCGACTGGAACCGGGTGAGGTGCTCCGAGGGGTGAACGACGAAGGCTCGGTTCGTGGAAGGGACGCGAACCTCGAAGTCGACCTGACCCTGTTTCTCGATCAGCATCACCTTCCACGCGAAGCGGAATCCCTCCTCCGTCCACGACGTGTTGCCCGGGTAGGCGAACGACCGGAGCGGCAGCGCGATCTGCACGGCGAAGTGGAGCGCCAGGAGCGCGAAGGCGAGGCGCGGCGATCGAGGAGCCTGCGAGGCGTCCGGGGGCGGCGCCGGCCGCCGGAGGAGCCTGCGGGGCCAGTCGGGCTCGAAGAAGAGCGTTGTGCAAGCAACCATCACCCAGGGGAAGAGGCCGATCGGGAAGAGCCAGCCGGTCGCGGCGTGGAACCCCGCCACGGCCACGTAGGCGAAGGCACGGCTTCGACGCCAGAGGAGCAGTGGAAAGATCGTGAGGTCGAAGGCCGCACCTGCCCAGCTCATTGCGAAGGCCATCCACCGCTGGGCGAGGAGCGGGCCGATGATCGGGAGATCGCCCCTCGCGGCGAGCCAGGTGGCCATCGGCTCGGCGCGAACGAGCCAATCTGCGTCGAGCTTCGCGACGCCCGCGAAGAAATAGACGAGGCCGAGCTGCAGACGCAGGGTCCAGAGCACCCAGGCCGGCACGGTTGAACCGCGCCCGATCGGCAGACACGCACCGAGCAGGAAGAGCAGGCCGATCAGGTAGTGGTGGTTGAGATAGGGCGTCTTGTCGATCACCTCGGTGTAGACGAAGCCGAGGAGGAAGAGCGCCGCACAGAGGCGGGGACGGAACCCCAGGGCGAAGCCGAGAGCGAGCGTCGCCATCGCGCCGAAGACGAGGAGCATCCCCCACTCCGGCAGCGGCCTCACCCAGCCGAAGCCCTCGAAGGGGAAGAAGATCGTCGGCTCGACGTAGATCGTTCGGACCCAGCCGCGGGCGATGAAGCGGATCATCGCCACGGACATGATGAGGCCGAAGAGGAAGCGGAACGCCGCGATCGAGGACGCGTCGACCGGCGCGAGGAGGCGCTCTCGCAGCCTCCCCACCCTGCCCCCGCTCGCGACGCTCCAGGCCAACGTCAGTCGCCGTCGTTGTCGGTGAAGCTCACGGAGAGGCCGAGGGCGCTCGCCATGTCGACGCCGAGGATGCGATAGACCGCCTTCGTCGCGCGGTAGGCCCTCGTCAGCTCGCCGCCCCGATCGTCGAGGTGCTCCTCGAGGGGGCGCGGCAAGGCCTGCACCGCCTTCGTCGCCTCCGAGAGGGCGAGGAGGATCTCCGGGTCGAGGGAGGAGCGGCGCGAGCGCACGTAGTCCGCGAAGCCCGTCCCCTGCACGCCGGCGTAGAGGCCCTCGTAGAGGTGCTGGAGGCCGCGCAGATCGTCGAGCATGTCGTCGACGGCGCGGCCGCTGAAGCGCGACTCGACGAAATCCGGCAGCGGCGTCCCTCCGGTCGTCTTCCCCATCGGCTTGCCGATCTTCCCCTCGACCACCGTGCGGGCCAGGTCGACCATCTGGTTCGCGACCTGCGCGACCGCCGCCTCCACGGTGGGGAAGGCCTGGCTCGAGACACCCGCATCCGCGAGCTCACCGAGCCAGTTCCCGTCGTCGGGCGACCATGCGCTCACCATCAGCGCAGCGCTGCGGCTCAGATCCTCCGCCAGCGCGACGAGGTAGTCGCAGCGGCGGCCGCCGCCGTCCGCGTCTAGGAAGGTCTCAAGGGTCGCCTCTTTCGGCGCGAACAGCAGGTACTCCGCCACGGGCATCCCGCGGGCGACAGTCCCCATCCGGCCCAGGGCGTCGGCGTCGATCGGCTCGCTTCCCGCGAGGACCTCGTCGACGGAGGGCGGGCGCACGGGCCAGAAGTCGACCTTGGGCGCGATCCTCCAGGGCACCTCCTTGGCGGGGCCGAT
The Vulgatibacter incomptus DNA segment above includes these coding regions:
- a CDS encoding sensor domain-containing diguanylate cyclase, coding for MTLDADTLYLLALIVGLELSLVLVLIGRLLRGQPGLRHWALGMASAAVGGLAVGVPGEISTLVGSGLGYLGFGLSWVGARDYFARPRPLWPMWAGLVVVELAAAVLQVPESAVRAVCVAGACWSGAIAWTFLRNPPGRVGIGSRVAGSLFALLGVLLLVKALLPPAGEAGPPVWQQTAEPLGAIFFGIAWVFVVVGLASHRILTRLRDAARSDGLTGLLNRRALREDGGGVIELCRRKGRPCAVLLADLDRFKGLNDTHGHAAGDAALRQFASIAAASASPGDVVARWGGEEFCFVLPGASRERALRMAEKLRGAIARSPIPLGDRSLPLTVSVGVAWAKGPDLVDLKQLLERADEALYRAKEDGRDRVREAA
- a CDS encoding GGDEF domain-containing protein; the encoded protein is MGFDVPTLAFMSLFVGLELTAGFLLAGLLLGRQPGLRQWSASAAVIFTGGVIWMFQAILPETTLAVVSNGLLLLGAAFGWAGARAFCDRPYSTRPFWLGVVPFALAIGWFSEVSPSLRARVIVYSAAASAWSLATAWTFFRHGPRHLRASVRFAGGAYLLHGAFLVARLFFPQSGQRSTDLLLPGWPREVAGLEVIVSSIAFVLALAALLGHRLMADLERAGRIDVLTGVRNRRSVEDEGARGVEVCVATRLPCAVLLFDLDRFKRINDTHGHLAGDAALRHFAAILEPELRRSDLFGRWGGEEFVAVMPGATGDEALAAAERLRALVARSPVSFERASIELTVSIGVAWNEGEGMELGALVARADAALYRAKDGGRDRVIEATGS
- a CDS encoding DUF6938 domain-containing protein; translated protein: MGATPLVAALDMGYGHMRAALPLARALGTKIVEVDRAPLAGADEAKLWRRTRMFYELASRLSQVRGPLGGPLRSMLDTVTFIPHLHPYRDLSAPHAGTRYLDRMIDDGLGRGLVAELKRTGAPLVTTFYAPALIADRAGLDDVWCVVTDTDVNRIWAPHDGRRTRIRYLVPTQRTARRLAAYGVPEDRIRLTGFPLPDELVGGTSLAAVRRNVGARIVRLDPEGSFRRTFRDELAHFLGALPEDDASRPPLLTFAVGGAGAQAGLAALFLPRLRPLLEAGRLRVALVAGIRREVAESFSSSIAKAGLEAFVGKGLEIVLADDLNSYFDRFHALLAETDVLWTKPSELTFFAALGLPLVFSSPVGAHERYNRRWAIEAGAGLKAGDPRFAAEWLVEWLNDGTLAAAAWSGFMRLPKFGLYAILEALGAGAAR
- a CDS encoding ceramide glucosyltransferase, producing the protein MFDAISLTLFAAAATGLTILALQLVTLRLHLRRPPKRMTSARPISILKPLCGVDDDLENNLEHFATLDYPSYELLLGVRSPSDPAYPLALACASRHPERVRVIVQRGEPGLNPKVNQLITLEREARFGIVVVSDSNVRVRPGYLDEIAANLEDPTVGLVTHPIAGVGEQRLGSLLDNLHLVTHCAPGTISAKLLAGRDIVVGKSMAMRRIDVARLGGFASVKDVLAEDYVLGLAVGRKLRKSVSLGAPIENVSERRPLSHFVSRYHRWSVLQRKMVGLPAYLAQLLLNPIVLALLGLAAAPNTTSLLVFAGICATKIMIDATCGLLLRDGFRLLGLAAIPLKDVIVAWAWLVGLVRDTVEWRGNRLVVLEGTRLASSEGEVDFGDAQAEPEVA
- a CDS encoding metallophosphoesterase family protein, giving the protein MRLAVISDLHLGRRDVVDSFGHEDDSFVRFLRFLEGSFERIVLLGDIFETLTARVPQQQRAELRAAREAHPEIVRRFERSQYLYVHGNHDLVAGPTLGAPEELAIEADGVRLLFTHGHRHDWIIRHVRQLSEWGVWAGGWIRRFGLHGFFRACDLLDQRLRGASVDAAHCTFQRWAMHLGHERKADVVVTGHTHLGSLAHHGPRLFLNSGTCSEGKFSFLAIDTKRGDYALHDSW